The window ttatatgtttcaattatcaaaattctaactactatcagccagactaagtattaactttgcctttggaattcgcataatatcatgttcacattcttatatagaaaaattttattttgaaaatgttgaaaaatatttcccataaacttaaaaaagaaactcaaaaccttttaaaaaaactcacatggatgactattcacacccccaacctaaaatctacattgtccccaatgtaatgatacatgtaatacagaaaacaataaaaataaaataaatggtagatagtacctgccatgaagaAACGAACATGCTAAGTATCacaaaaaaatgaatattatataaatcctacacaaatgctccatcagactaggagcatcaatccaaatattttggctcatgaagagggtcaggctcctctcccaaatgaaagttttccacataaggcttcaatctctaacCATTAACTTTGTATACATTGTCCttatgtggattctcaatttcaacagctccatgagtataaacattcttcacaatgaaggggcctgtccatcttgatcttaactttcgtggaaagaactggagatgagaattgtataataggaccttttgttgaggtttaaaattcttcctcaggatgtttttgtcatgaaaagtttTGGTCCTctttttgtagattttagaatttttatatgagtctctcctcaactcctctaattcattgaactctaatttcttttgtccacttgcttgatccatatcaaagtttaatttctttattacccagtatgctctatgttccaattccaccgGTAAATGACAAGCCTTCatatacaccaatctgtatggggacattccaatAAGAGTCTTATAAGTAgtcttataagcccataaagcatcggatagtctgagggaccaatccttcctatcagGTCTTATAGTTTTTtacaaaatgtgtttgatttttcgattagaaatctcagcttactCACTCGTTtatgggtgatatggggtgctcactttatgcttaatgccatatttcttcatcaaagcctcaatgtcctattacaaaagtgagacccaccatcactaatgatggcctttggagttccaaatctagaaaaaatattttccttgaggaatcgtataaCCACTTTATTGTCAttagtcctacttggaactgcctcaatccattttgaaacatagtccacaccaaccaatatataaagaaatccaaaagaagataaaaatgggccaataaaatcaataccccaacaataaaaaatctccaatggtaaaattggggataaaggcattatgttgcgccgggacactcttctcaatctttgacatctatcacaagcaacacaaaaagcatgagtgtctttaaacatggtaggccagtaaaaaccacactgtatAATTTTTGTAgtagttttcttagcagaaaaatggtcaCCACATACTTTCacgtggcaaaaggaaataacactctgaactttaTCTTTTGGGACTAACATCTAAAAATTTGattagtcccatatttatataaatacgggtcatcccagaagaagttcctaacttcggtttcaaaatgcttcctatcttatgacttccaatgatatgacattttttccgttataagatagtttactatattcgcataccaaggcaatttggagatcacaaataattgttcatcaaggaaagtgtcatggatatgcatctccttagTGGAATCGTGTAACACCTcatgtttttaggacccgagtatatgacttgttttccaaaaacccgagtgttaacctataaagaactaaattccatatatatatatattcattagaGTTAGCAGTTAGTATAGTATGGACAAATTAAATGTAAAGGAAAGTTGTATGatcatttaaatatacaagaagctgcccataatgacttaaaTAACCAATGTATCTGAAAttaacaattacaaaatgaaataatattacatgtgaaacaaaataaattacaacaattTTGGGATGTGAAATCCCAGAGCAATCCTTAGCAAAtacaatcatgcacccttgtcaattATAACTTGTTCCTCATCAATAAGAACGTGAATATCATctaggccacctgtgctacctgtacggttatatatttgatggatgagtgactacctcagtgtgaattccccttaagattacacactgccgcattagataagaaatagtataaaacatccaagcaaccaaaatagagtaaatgcagtctattatatgtgtggatgtgtgaATACAATCATTGtctcggggatgctcatccatgcagACATTAGTCTCATCACCCAttcaatcatcgacctgggaatgctcatccagtcggacagaatACGTACATCACTTACGATAGCGATagacgctggtctgtgccatgtatgcatgattagccaaaccattattagtccaattacaatcagccggtttaaataaactcaaggtcactacgggggttCGTCACTTGTGTAGGCTGACAGCTatggcataggtcccataccaccatctccgGGTCATGAGACTAtcaccttaagatgtttaatgggaacctgtcgactagtgactaatcatattacagtatatggggcttaccatcgcatggttacataatataaaacatcgaacctatatagggcaaataccaaaacaaagccaatTCGGGCgtatatcaaaactaagccatatAGGACAATTATTAAAATtaagccacatagggccgatatcaaaaccatgcgataaaagaccatctttAAAAACTACTTAAATACAGCAAGCCCTAGATGGTAGGCTcacatcaatattcaattcaagccaccattcaataaccattaAGTCGCAAATCCATTACAAGCACATttaatcgagttacatcccaagcatgggtgtatatttataagtgggggcttcccactgatgtactagtTTAGGTTCCATAAGCAATCTATAAATAATCCACAAACATGAAATAAATATGCATGATCAAtaataagcatgtaatatagcaattcaattctaacaattaatacatgtgattataaaatgaagatatcaattatcaattgaaattaaaatgaaaattatcacttaagctaataggaaaatggaaagctcaaggggaagaaatcatcaccttatacttgaaTCGCCAACTGATGTTGTTAAGAAGCGCGTTCACTCTTAGaatcgaatcctaccatgaatggTGAAGTTGTAtgtgagatcaatgttctacaaAGTTGCTATGGTTAAATTAAGATAACCTAGGGCTTGGTTTACTTaggttttcatcctagagtttagttaaaTACTTAGATTCTAGGGTTTgaatcttaaattattattatgattattattattgtacaatgggtcaagtaatattcataataggagtattaacccatcaatattaataatgatggttcataagttcacattTAAATGTACCGACATTATTTAATAAGGACTAAATTCTAATAATTAATCAACAAGTATTATACTAAGcccataaggaaaatgataactATTTTCTAATGTTAATATTCCTAACTATTaataatgaatctagtcatgataCTAGATACTATGATCtcccatgaattatgaaattctacaATTAACTCAAGCCTAACACACTATCTATGTTTAGGGTATTGACTTAGAGCTTAGATTACTTAGGTTTAGGATAAATTTTAAGATTTAATTTCTAAAATAGTAATCCAATAATGGTTAATGATGTATAGTTGGTCGTAATGCTAATAATTTCAAAACGAtcattaatattaacaatatactTAATATTAGCTAATGAGGCACTAATAGTTATTGTAATGAAATAAATAGTATGCTCTAATCACCAATGATAATATTTAGGgttgataataatgataatttgtatgtaataactaatattaatATAGATAATGTACTAATGGCTATTCATATGTAATATCAACAATCCCCATAAATAAGAGTGGTAACAATGGCAATAATACATTAAAATGAGTCTAGTGGGTTTGAAGGATCCCATGAATAAGGTTATTTGGGCCTGCATTAGAGTGACCAAGCCCACCAGATTTTGGTCCAACAAGTGGCCCAATTTGAGCCTGGAATCCACCCATAGACAAGGCCCGAACTGGGCTTGATTTGGCCCAACCTGTGCTGTGTAATCAAGGCCCAGAAATTTAGCTGGGCTAGGCTATTCCTAGCCTAGTAGCAATACCAATCTATGAACTTCTATCTAGTGGGCTTGGAATTTGAGAAATCTTATCCTATAGATTTCTAGGCGAAGCCCAACCACATTCTCTTAAATCTAATGATCAAAGAAAACATTTCAAGTAGCCTTACAAGCTTCACGAACACGTGTGAACTTAAGGGCTTTGTGAATATGTCTACAACTTGTTCCAAGCTTTCTCCTAAACACAAGATTAATAACTTCTTTCTTTACCAAATCAAAcattgagataaaaacacaaacCTTGGAAGCAATAGACTCCTaaaaacaaatcccaccatgacgTCTTGCAGGTACTAAGTCTAAAGATGCATGTATGATGGACCGTTCGAAGGACCATAATGCCCTACCTTAAATTGGGTGAGTGACCAGGCCCACCAATTGCTGCCTTTATAAAGCCCAACAGATAGCTGAGTTAGGCCTATCCTGGCCCATCGTTAACACAAACCTGAGGTGGGCCCTCTTGAACAGAATGTGGCCCAGCAGCAATACCACTACTGGCTGTGCCATTTTTGGCTCAACATTTGCTAACCAGAGGCCAACTGGGCTGGCTTGTTTCGGCTCAGCAGCTGTGGTGTTTACACGGCTCAAGGTCTGACTGGATTCGGCCCAATGCTGGCTAGGTTCAACACCGATTCGCCCCAGACCTAAGGCTCTAAAATGGTTAAGAGAGGAGTCTGGGTTGCAGTTGCTGCCACAGCCTTGAGAACAACAACGGTTCCAACCGTGGTAGCTATGGCTGGATAAAAACACTTGGTAAATTCTCTCAATTGATAAAGATGAGGTGGCTAAGGCACTACCTGGGCTGCCTTCAGCTTCAGCTGAGTCGACTCATTGCCTTGCGCAGCAGCTGCAGTGGCTTGTTTGGCACCTTGCTTGATGTTCCAGTGATGCGGCAGTCGGACCAGCAGCCCGATCTTCTTTTGCTTCCCTATCTCCCTTCCTTCCCTCAATCACGACCCATAAGGTCTAGACTCGACCCATGACTCACGGAGTCGAGCTCAGGTTCGACTAGCAACAGGAACCACTGCACACAACTTAGTTGGGCCGAGTGGATGCaatatgactctctctctctctctctctctctctctctctctccttgtctcCCTTCTCTTTGTTATAAATTCTAAGCACAAAAGCCATATATTTATTCAAAATAAGCTGTTGGCTTATATAAGCCTTACAAAGAGATAAACTTGAAACAAACAACCCACATTTTACTGGGCCTAATAACGTGGTAAGTGGTTAAGGAAATGGTCAGACTCTACCTACATGTCCTAAATAATAAGACTTATTAATTGAATGAACTTTTGACAGCTATAATGACTTTAACAACCCCAACAATTCCTCCCCTAAACTGATTGCAGTAATGCTTTCAGTTTACTCATGGTACCACACCCACACCCATTAACTCACGCAGCTTCAAGAACACATCCAGCTTAAGTGGTTTTGTCATAATGTCTGCAACTTGTTCTTGTGTGATACAATGCTTCAGCTCAACAACTCCATCTCTAGTTAAATCGTGCAAGAAATGAAACCTTACATCAATGTGTTTGCGCGTCCATACATGACTGGGTTCTTGGATAGCTTAATGGTAGAGCTGTTGTCATATAACACAGTGGTACACTTGCCTTGAGAATGACCAAGCGTCTCCAATACTCTCCTCATCCACACCCCTTGACAAGCACAAGAGGCAGCTGCCACAAACTCTACTTCAGTAGTGGACAAAGCAACTACAAGCTGTTTTTTGAGGACCAGGACACAGCTCCTTCACTGAGTAGAAACACATAACCCAAAGTGCTTTTCTTGTTATTTATATCTCCTGCATAATCACTATCTGTATATGCCATCAATTCTCCATTACCCTCCTTTTGATAAAAGATTCCCAAATCCACAGTACCTTTCAAGTATCTTAACACCCTTTTCGCAGCTTGCAAATGCAACTCAGTTGGACTTGCCATGAATCTGCTAATGAGagaaaccacatacatcaagtcCGGCCTTATTGCAGTTAGATACATAAGACTTCCAACCAATTGTTTGTACATGGTAGCATTCGCCTTGACTCCTTCTTCATCCTTCATTAGTCTAACGCCAGGAACAATGGGATTCTTCACACTATTACTCTTCTCCATCCTAAACCTCTCCAAAACTTCTTTTGCATACTTTGACTAATATAAATGCCTTCAGGATTTTGTAAAACCTCCACACCGAGAAAATATTTCATCTTTCCCAAATCAGTCATATCAAATTCAAGTTTCATAGAGTTCTTGAACTTAACAAACATACTCTCATCATTACCAGTAAAAattagatcatcaacatataagctAACAATCAAAATTTTACCTCCATCTCCTGTTTTTATAAGGTGTGTTCACAGCTGcacctctcaaatccttctttgacAAAATATGCTTCAATCCGGCTGTACCATGCACGAGAGGCTTGTTTAAGGCCATACAATGCCTTCTTCAATTTGTACACCTTATACTCTTCATCTTTCTTCACATAACCCTGTGGTTGCTCAACAAACATTGCTTCATTTAGCTCTCCATGTAAGAAAGTGCTTTTGACGTCAAGCTAAAACACACTCCAACTATTTCGAGCTGCTAAAGCAATTACCATTTGAATCGTATCCCACCTAGCCACAGGCGCAAACACCTCAGTATAATCTATGCCATATTGTTGTGCATACCCTTTCGCCACCAACCGAGCCTTACACTTGTCAATCTCGCCATTTTCATTGAGTTTAGTTTTGAAAACCCACTTTACTCCAATCTTCTTCATTCCTTTAGGCAAATCTGTCAGCTCCTAAGTCTCATTTCTTTCGATCGCTTCTATCTCCAAGTCCATTACAGCTCTCCACTTGGAACTCTGAACAGCTTCTTCAAAGGTAGTCAGATCTGCAGTTGAGGTAAACATAACCAAATTGTTGTGCTCAGCTTCTTCTTCTGAAAATTCTCTTCCACTCACATAATCTTCCATCCAGAATGGTACTCTTTTGTTCCTCACTGCTGGTGAGCTTTCTTCAGATGTTGGAGAATTCTCTCCAGGTGACTCACTTGAAGATAAGCTAacctctcctccttcttcttctcctgccACCTCCTTTTCAGATTCTTCTTCACTTTGATCATGTTCACTTCCTTCTTCATTACTATCTCCCCATTCGAGGATATCAAGTCTTGCTTCTTCATTACTTCTCCCCCAATCCCAGcactcattttcttcaaaaaccacatctctgcttaCAACTATCTTCTTGGATGCTGGATCATAAAGTCTATATGCTTTAGACTCTTCACTCATCCCTAGCAGCACACACTGAAAACTCTTATCATCTAGCTTCTTTCTCTTACTATCTGACACATGAATATGGCCAATGCATCCAAAAACCTGAAAATAATCAACATTGGGTTTGACACCACTCCAAGCCTTTTAAGGAGTCATATCTTTCACTGCCAATGTAGGACTTCTATTGAGCACATGCGCTGTCCAATTTACTGCTTTTGGCCAGAAATTCTTTGAAATTTCCTTCTTCGATAACATACTTCTAACTATGTTCATGATTGTTCTGTTCTTGCGCTCAGCTACCCCATTTTGTTGGGGAGTGTAGGTTGCAGTGAGCTGCCTGCGAATACCATTAGCTTTACAAAAGACATTGAACTCGTGAGAGGTGAACTCTCAACCCCTATCTGTGCGCAGACAACAAATAAAAGCTCCTGTCTCTTTTTTAGCAAGGTTTTTATAATTCTTGAAGATAGTAAAAGCTTTAGATTTTTCAGCAAGAAAATATATCCACACCTTATGGCTGTAATCATCAGTAAAGCTTATGAAATACCTCTTCTTACTATTGGAAACAGGTTTGATGGCTCCGCAGATGTCAGCATGTACCAACTGTAGTCTTTGTGATGCTCTCCATAAACTCCTATTCGGAATTGCATCCCTGTGTTGCTTTCCCATCATGCAATAAGTGCATATTTTGGATGGTGCCTTCAACTGTGGTAACCCTCTCACCATTTGCTTATATTGTAAAGTTCTCAGACCCTTGAAATTTAGATGCCCATATCTGTAGTGCCAAAGGTGAGTGTTGTCTTCAAGACTTGTTTGGAAGCAAGTGGGAGCTTTCGGCAGAATTCTTGTAAGCAATATGAACATCCTATTTGCAGACATTGCTGTTTGCATAATAAGTCCTTTTTTGGGATGATAGAGTCTACAAACTCCATGTTGTATCAAAAGAGCTACACCTTTTTCTTGCAATTGTCCAACACTTAATAAGTTATTTTTCAACTCAGGTATATAGAAAACATCAGTGATTACCTGAGTAACTCCAGCAATTTGCAACCTAATGTTACCCTTTCCCAACACAGCCATCTTGGAATTATTCCCGAGCTTCACAGATTACCGGAATTCCGCATCAAGATCTGAGAACCACTCCTTATTTGCACACATATGATTGCTACACCCTGAGTCAAGGAACTAAACATCTTCTCTCCTTGATTGATTATGCTCCACATGTGACATTAGCAACATTTCTTCTTTCTCCTCAAACTCAGCATAATTCGCTTCCTTCTCCCATTTAGGACACTCATATTGAAAGTGCCCTAATTGATGACACTTATAACACTCAACTATAGATTTGTTGAATGCTTGTCTGCCTCTTCCTCTGCATCTTCCTTGAAAAACTCCTCTTCCTCGAAAAACTCTATGAGCTCGACCGCCTCCTCATCCACTAATTCTATCATTGTAGGTCACTTTTAATGCCTGCTCATCTCCTCCATGCCCGTTCATCCTCTGTTCATGTACCAGTAAGCTGCTCTGCAACTCATCAATGGTTAAGGTGTCTAAGTTATTAGACTCTTCAACCGAACACACAACATAGTCGAACCTTGAGGTCATTGATCTCAAGATTTTTTCAATGATCACCACTTGCTGCATGTTTTCACCATGAATCTTCATTTTGTTTGCTATGATGAGTGTTCAAGCAAAATACGCATCAACACTCTCACCCTCTTTCGTCTGTAGAACCTCAAACTCCTTCCGAAGAGCTTGGAGCAGTGCTCTTTCGACTCTTGTGGAACCATGGTACTTCTGTTTCATAGAGTCTCAGATGTGCTTGGCAGTGTCTCTGTTGAGGATCGTCTCCATAATGGTTCGATCAATGGCTTGAAACAGATAATTCTTGACCTTCAGATCTTTCAGCTTCTGGTTTGCAATTAATTTTTATTATGCTTCAGTAAGCTCCACTCCTTCTGTTGCAGTAGGGATTCCAGTCTCCACCAAACTCCAATACTCCTTTGAACGAAGAAAATTTTTCATAAGCATGGACCAATGATCGTAATGACCATCAAACTTAGGAATTGCAGGTTGAACGGAATTATTTTCAGTTGCCATACTTCGATTCTCACTCTTCTCACTCTTTCTCTTCTTAAGAAACTGCAGTTTCTTTTCTCTCACAATCAGGCCCCGTGatgtggctctgataccaatttgttaTAAATTCTAAGCACAAAAGCAATATATTTATTCAAAACAAGCTGTTGGCTTATATAAGCCTTACAAAGAGATAAACTTGAAACAAACAACCCACATTTTACTGGGCCTAATGATGTGGTAAGTGGTTAAGGAAATGGTCAGACTCTACTTACATGTCCTGAATAATAGGACTTATTAACTGAATGAACTTTTGACAGCTATAATGACTCTAACAACCCCAACACTCTTTTCTACTTCTCATCTCTGCGGGAACTCCATCATGGCATGAATCGGCTTAACTCGAACCACGACTTAGTGCAGTTCCAAATGAGGAAGATGACCGGGCAGCAATGGTGGATTTTGAACAACAGCTCCTTTCCTTGAAACGAAGCTGCTGGGCTATCTTTGTACTGCCAACAGAGCTTGGGAAATCATCAGATCGAAGCTCTAGAGGCATTTCACCGATGGATTCGAATGAAGAATGGAAACAGCTACTCTTTGAGTGCGACTGCTAGAAAACGGAGGAGGATACCCTTACTGTTCGATCCCCTCCCTTATATTCACTAATCCTATCGTCCTAAAACCGTCCAATCAATAATAGACGAGCTAGATCTGATCTGGTAGAAAACATTTTTGAATATGGCTGGTAATGCAAATACCGGTCGTGGTTTTGGTTCTCTGTGGGCAGAAATCCTCTCCCACGTGGCGAGCTATGATTGGAGGAGAGACCCTCACCTGAATTGCTCACCTGGCAGCAGCAAGAGAAACGAAaagtttctgtttttagaaatctTG of the Magnolia sinica isolate HGM2019 chromosome 7, MsV1, whole genome shotgun sequence genome contains:
- the LOC131250659 gene encoding secreted RxLR effector protein 161-like gives rise to the protein MEKSNSVKNPIVPGVRLMKDEEGVKANATMYKQLVGSLMYLTAIRPDLMYVVSLISRFMASPTELHLQAAKRVLRYLKGTVDLGIFYQKEGNGELMAYTDSDYAGDINNKKSTLGYVFLLSEGAVSWSSKNSL